Proteins from one Verrucomicrobiia bacterium genomic window:
- a CDS encoding endonuclease/exonuclease/phosphatase family protein, which translates to MADKNRLRVMTYNVHSCRGLDFRVRPERIARVIQEYAPDLVALQELDVNRRGSGRSDQPKVIAEALRMHCHFQPAVIFEGEHYGIAVLSRYPSEVVKAGHLVGRDRPSLLRASWLDPFFEPREAIFCRVQAPGGSLYFMNTHLSLRPKERLAQAESLFGTDWMGALPDPSLPVIFCGDFNAGPDSAAGRLFERDFDEAGKSVRGAPRKTFFSFLPVFQVDRIFFKGDVRLLDTRIPSTPLTISASDHLPMIADFALNEVSP; encoded by the coding sequence TTGGCGGACAAGAACCGACTGCGGGTCATGACTTACAACGTGCATAGCTGCCGGGGACTTGATTTCCGGGTCCGGCCGGAGCGCATTGCGCGCGTGATCCAGGAGTATGCGCCCGATCTGGTCGCTCTGCAGGAGCTCGATGTGAACCGGCGGGGCAGCGGGCGTTCGGACCAGCCCAAAGTCATTGCGGAAGCCCTTCGAATGCACTGCCACTTTCAGCCCGCGGTGATTTTCGAAGGGGAACATTACGGGATTGCCGTCCTCAGCCGCTACCCGAGTGAAGTCGTCAAGGCGGGACATCTCGTGGGCCGCGACAGGCCGTCTCTTCTGCGGGCCTCGTGGCTGGATCCTTTTTTCGAACCCCGGGAAGCGATCTTTTGCCGCGTGCAGGCGCCGGGGGGCAGTCTCTATTTCATGAATACGCACCTCAGCCTCAGGCCGAAAGAAAGGCTGGCGCAGGCGGAGTCCCTGTTCGGAACGGACTGGATGGGCGCCCTTCCCGATCCCTCGCTTCCGGTTATTTTCTGCGGCGACTTCAATGCCGGGCCGGATTCCGCGGCCGGCAGGCTTTTCGAGCGGGATTTTGATGAAGCGGGAAAGTCGGTGAGGGGCGCGCCCCGGAAAACCTTTTTCAGCTTCCTGCCTGTTTTTCAAGTCGACCGGATTTTTTTTAAAGGCGATGTCCGGCTCCTTGACACCCGGATTCCCTCGACGCCGCTGACGATAAGCGCCTCCGACCATTTGCCCATGATCGCGGATTTCGCTTTGAACGAGGTCTCTCCATGA
- the cls gene encoding cardiolipin synthase — MMHFDLNFTSLILLCFQIYMIVTIFSLLLDNREPAETFGWVLIFILMPGLGVVIYYFIGHNGRKRYNRDKKLPQVVAKNLIAIFKPLAAAQAGFINRVKNPERTYQDDMMQLLYRNSKSFVTANNTVEFFHNGRAKFDALFADIEKAKHFIHMEYFIWYSGKDPVAQKMKDLLIKKAAEGVEVRILYDYSGCFFTLSPAYKRELRKAGVKIYPFFNYLSGFRFHTMNHRNHRKIAVIDGAVGYTGGMNLGQEYIDGGKKYKSWRDTHMRLTGGSVNVLQAVYAIDWFNTTNEETCFDLNYYSGIEESAKPTGELPLQLPTSGYDTQWPALLHLFFTMITLAQKNITIVSPYFVPEASLLVALKTAALRGLDVTVLMTGIPDNPLPYWAAFSYFDELLKAGVKIFQYQQGFMHAKMISIDGKVCSVGTTNFDIRSLKLNYEVNAVFYDEATTRKIDDQIKLDLKACKQVELAEFNRISVAARLRNSLARLLANIM; from the coding sequence ATGATGCATTTCGATCTTAATTTCACTTCGCTTATTTTGCTTTGCTTCCAGATCTATATGATCGTGACGATCTTTTCCCTCCTGCTCGATAACCGTGAACCCGCGGAAACCTTCGGCTGGGTCCTTATTTTTATTTTGATGCCGGGCCTGGGCGTCGTGATTTATTACTTCATAGGCCACAACGGACGGAAACGGTACAACCGCGATAAAAAGCTGCCGCAGGTGGTCGCCAAAAACCTCATCGCGATCTTTAAGCCGCTCGCCGCTGCCCAGGCCGGCTTCATCAACAGGGTCAAGAATCCGGAGAGGACCTACCAGGACGACATGATGCAGCTGCTTTACCGGAATTCAAAGTCGTTCGTCACCGCGAACAATACGGTGGAATTTTTTCACAACGGGCGGGCGAAGTTTGACGCCCTGTTCGCGGACATCGAAAAGGCGAAGCATTTCATCCACATGGAATATTTCATTTGGTATTCGGGCAAAGATCCCGTGGCGCAAAAAATGAAAGACCTGCTTATTAAAAAGGCGGCCGAAGGGGTGGAGGTCCGCATCCTTTACGATTATTCCGGCTGTTTTTTCACCCTCAGCCCTGCCTATAAGCGGGAACTCCGCAAGGCCGGCGTGAAGATCTATCCTTTCTTCAATTATCTGTCGGGATTCAGGTTTCACACCATGAACCACCGCAATCATCGCAAGATCGCGGTGATCGACGGCGCCGTCGGGTATACGGGCGGGATGAACCTGGGGCAGGAGTACATCGACGGCGGAAAAAAATACAAATCCTGGCGCGACACCCACATGAGACTCACCGGCGGATCGGTGAACGTGCTTCAGGCGGTTTATGCGATCGACTGGTTCAATACCACAAACGAAGAAACGTGTTTCGATTTGAACTATTACTCCGGAATCGAAGAAAGCGCGAAACCCACAGGCGAGCTTCCCCTGCAGCTGCCGACCTCGGGCTATGACACCCAATGGCCCGCGCTGCTGCATCTTTTTTTTACGATGATCACGCTGGCCCAGAAAAACATCACGATCGTTTCGCCGTATTTTGTGCCCGAGGCCAGCCTGCTTGTCGCCTTGAAGACGGCGGCCCTTCGAGGGCTCGACGTGACGGTCCTCATGACGGGCATCCCGGACAACCCGCTGCCTTACTGGGCGGCGTTCTCCTATTTTGACGAACTCCTGAAGGCCGGGGTCAAAATCTTTCAATACCAGCAGGGCTTCATGCACGCGAAGATGATCTCGATCGATGGGAAGGTGTGCTCCGTGGGCACGACGAATTTCGACATCCGCAGCCTGAAGCTCAACTATGAGGTCAATGCCGTTTTCTACGACGAAGCGACGACCCGAAAGATCGACGATCAGATCAAGCTCGATCTCAAAGCCTGCAAGCAAGTGGAGCTTGCGGAATTCAACCGCATTTCCGTGGCGGCGAGACTGCGCAATTCACTTGCGCGCCTTCTGGCGAACATCATGTAA
- a CDS encoding transposase, translating into MPRRARSKVLDDGCYAHVYSRALERRNIFREGDDFQCFKRLLTDTKQKYSYRIHHYCLMNTHFHLAVSVHQVAAFSAALREIKQDYVRWYNEKYEHKGPVWWGRFGSRLIQDETYLLACGTYIELNPVKAGLVAAPEEWKYSSSCHYFLGKKDDLIDDYDCSARADLREVESGDYIGSRQFVFDKQRALRE; encoded by the coding sequence ATGCCCAGAAGAGCTCGAAGCAAGGTCCTGGACGATGGATGCTATGCGCATGTGTATTCGCGGGCGCTGGAAAGGCGGAATATTTTTCGCGAGGGCGATGATTTCCAGTGTTTCAAGCGTCTGTTGACTGATACGAAGCAGAAATATAGTTATCGCATCCATCATTATTGTCTTATGAACACGCATTTCCACCTGGCGGTCTCGGTCCATCAGGTCGCGGCATTTTCGGCAGCGCTTCGGGAGATCAAGCAAGATTACGTGCGCTGGTATAACGAAAAATATGAGCACAAAGGACCTGTCTGGTGGGGGCGATTCGGAAGCCGGCTGATCCAGGACGAGACGTACCTGCTCGCGTGCGGCACTTACATTGAGTTGAATCCCGTGAAGGCCGGCTTGGTTGCGGCGCCCGAAGAATGGAAGTATAGTTCGAGCTGCCATTATTTTCTTGGGAAAAAGGATGATTTGATCGATGATTATGACTGTTCTGCCCGCGCCGATCTCAGGGAAGTTGAGTCCGGCGATTATATTGGATCCCGCCAATTTGTTTTTGATAAACAGCGGGCCTTGAGAGAATAG
- a CDS encoding rhodanese-like domain-containing protein, with protein sequence MGTGTKARPQRQGCVIPIFPPNKKIERTFMTPETNESSAPVKAKVVTKDELFGRLQRGESIQLVNVLPPAQHTLGFIKGSRCIPLAELLDRLIEINPSMPVVTYCSGAGSNSALRAAEKLAAKGFDASAYTGGIKEWKAACLPLQNRPSIYYTGHS encoded by the coding sequence ATGGGAACTGGGACGAAGGCCCGCCCCCAGCGGCAAGGCTGCGTGATTCCGATATTTCCGCCAAACAAGAAAATTGAAAGGACATTCATGACCCCAGAGACCAATGAAAGCTCCGCGCCAGTCAAAGCAAAAGTGGTTACCAAAGATGAATTGTTCGGAAGGCTTCAAAGAGGAGAATCGATTCAGCTCGTGAACGTTTTGCCTCCGGCGCAGCACACGCTCGGATTCATCAAAGGATCGCGGTGCATTCCCCTCGCAGAGTTACTTGACCGGCTGATCGAGATTAATCCGTCCATGCCGGTGGTCACGTACTGCTCCGGCGCCGGAAGCAACAGCGCCTTGCGCGCGGCGGAAAAACTTGCGGCCAAAGGATTCGATGCGAGCGCTTACACCGGCGGCATCAAAGAGTGGAAAGCCGCGTGCCTTCCTCTCCAGAACAGGCCTTCCATTTACTACACTGGGCACTCTTAG